In Palaemon carinicauda isolate YSFRI2023 chromosome 38, ASM3689809v2, whole genome shotgun sequence, a single window of DNA contains:
- the LOC137630049 gene encoding uncharacterized protein, protein MTRMKYEIWILNDQDEIRILNDQDEIWILNDQDEIGILNNKDEIWILNDQDEIGILNDQEEIWILNDQDEIWILNDPDEIWILNDQDEIGILNNKDEIWILNDQDEIWILNDQDEIRILNDQGEIWILNDQDEIWILNDQDEIWILNDPDEIWILNDQDEIGILNDQDKIWILNDRDKIWILNDRDEIWILNDRDELWILNNKDEIGILNDQDEIGILNDQDKIWILNDRDEIWILNDRDELWILNNKDEIGILNDQDEI, encoded by the coding sequence ATGACCaggatgaaatatgaaatatggatCCTAAATGACCAGGATGAAATACGGATCCTAAATGACCAGGATGAAATATGGATCCTAAATGACCAGGATGAAATAGGGATCCTAAATAACAAGGATGAAATATGGATCCTAAATGACCAGGATGAAATAGGGATCCTAAATGACCAGGAAGAAATATGGATCCTAAATGACCAGGATGAAATATGGATCCTAAATGACCCGGATGAAATATGGATCCTAAATGACCAGGATGAAATAGGGATCCTAAATAACAAGGATGAAATATGGATCCTAAATGACCAAGATGAAATCTGGATCCTAAATGACCAGGATGAAATACGGATCCTAAATGACCAAGGTGAAATATGGATCCTAAATGACCAGGATGAAATATGGATCCTAAATGACCAGGATGAAATATGGATCCTAAATGACCCGGATGAAATATGGATCCTAAATGACCAGGATGAAATAGGGATCCTAAATGACCAGGATAAAATATGGATCCTAAATGATCGGGATAAAATATGGATCCTAAATGATCGGGATGAAATATGGATCCTAAATGATCGGGATGAATTATGGATCCTAAATAACAAGGATGAAATAGGGATCCTAAATGACCAGGATGAAATAGGGATCCTAAATGACCAGGATAAAATATGGATCCTAAATGATCGGGATGAAATATGGATCCTAAATGATCGGGATGAATTATGGATCCTAAATAACAAGGATGAAATAGGGATCCTAAATGACCaggatgaaatatga